From a region of the Haemorhous mexicanus isolate bHaeMex1 unplaced genomic scaffold, bHaeMex1.pri scaffold_183_ctg1, whole genome shotgun sequence genome:
- the MED11 gene encoding mediator of RNA polymerase II transcription subunit 11 isoform X2 yields the protein MGKNWDFLGVGPLGDSAERLWAHLGTPGHTWRDGRDGVGHTWNSPGTAKWGKIGVFWGWDPLGTALRDSGHTWAHLGTPGRGVGHTWSSLGTPKLDFLGVLMRCDTLETSLRDCGHTWAHLERSPGQRGTHLEQPRDRKMGEIGILMGWDGTERLWAHLGTPGHTWAHLERSPGRRGTHLEQPRDRKMGEIGILMGWDGTERLWAHLGTPGHTWARRGTHLEQPRDTKMGKNWGFFGVGHLGDSAERLWAHLSTPGHTWAHLGTPGETAGTAWDTPGAALGQQNGENWDFSGVFLGWDPLGTALRDSGHTWAHLSTPGHGVGHTWSSLGTPKWGKIGVLMRCDTLGTALRDSGHTWAHLGTPGEMAGTAWDTPGTVLGQQNGEKLGF from the exons atggggaaaaattgggattttttgggggtgggacCCCTTGGGGACAGCGCTGAGAGact ctgggcacacctgggcacacctgggcacacctggagagaCGGCCGGGACGGCGTGGGGCACACCTggaacagccctgggacagcaaaatggggaaaaattggggttttttgggggtgggaccccttggggacagcactgagagactctgggcacacctgggcacac ctgggcacacctgggcgcggtgtgggacacacctggagcagcctcGGGACACCAAAATTGGATTTTCTTGGGGTTTTAATGAGGTGTGACACCTTGGAGACATCACTGAGAGActgtgggcacac ctgggcacacctggagagaTCGCCGGGACAGcgtgggacacacctggagcagcctcGGGAcagaaaaatgggggaaattgggattttaaTGGGGTGGGACGGCACTGAGAGActgtgggcacacctgggcacac ctgggcacacctgggcacacctggagagaTCGCCGGGACGGcgtgggacacacctggagcagcctcGGGAcagaaaaatgggggaaattgggattttaaTGGGGTGGGACGGCACTGAGAGActgtgggcacacctgggcacacctgggcacacctgggcacggcgtgggacacacctggagcagcctcGGGACaccaaaatggggaaaaattggggtttttttggggttggacaccttggggacagcgCTGAGAGactctgggcacacctgagcacacctgggcacac ctgggcacacctgggcacacctggagagaCGGCCGGGACAGcgtgggacacacctggagcagccctgggacagcaaaatggggaaaattgggattttagtggagtttttttggggtgggaccCTTTGGGGACAGCGCTGAGAGactctgggcacacctgggcacacctgagcacacctgggcacggcgtgggacacacctggagtaGCCTCGGGACaccaaaatggggaaaaattggggttttAATGAGGTgtgacaccttggggacagcgCTGAGAGactctgggcacacctgggcacacctgggcacacctggagagaTGGCCGGGACAGcgtgggacacacctggaacAGTCCTGGGACagcaaaatggggaaaaattggggttttAG
- the MED11 gene encoding mediator of RNA polymerase II transcription subunit 11 isoform X3, with amino-acid sequence MGKNWDFLGVGPLGDSAERLWAHLGTPGHTWAHLERRPGRRGAHLEQPWDSKMGKNWGFLGVGPLGDSTERLWAHLGTPGHTWRDGQDSVGHTWNSPGTAKWGKIGILMGWDGTERLWAHLGTPGHTWAHLERSPGRRGTHLEQPRDRKMGEIGILMGWDGTERLWAHLGTPGHTWARRGTHLEQPRDTKMGKNWGFFGVGHLGDSAERLWAHLSTPGHTWAHLGTPGETAGTAWDTPGAALGQQNGENWDFSGVFLGWDPLGTALRDSGHTWAHLSTPGHGVGHTWSSLGTPKWGKIGVLMRCDTLGTALRDSGHTWAHLGTPGEMAGTAWDTPGTVLGQQNGEKLGF; translated from the exons atggggaaaaattgggattttttgggggtgggacCCCTTGGGGACAGCGCTGAGAGactctgggcacac ctgggcacacctgggcacacctgggcacacctggagagaCGGCCGGGACGGCGTGGGGCACACCTggaacagccctgggacagcaaaatggggaaaaattggggttttttgggggtgggaccccttggggacagcactgagagactctgggcacacctgggcacacctgggcacacctggagagaCGGCCAGGACAGcgtgggacacacctggaacagccctgggacagcaaaatggggaa aaattgggattttaaTGGGGTGGGACGGCACTGAGAGActgtgggcacacctgggcacac ctgggcacacctgggcacacctggagagaTCGCCGGGACGGcgtgggacacacctggagcagcctcGGGAcagaaaaatgggggaaattgggattttaaTGGGGTGGGACGGCACTGAGAGActgtgggcacacctgggcacacctgggcacacctgggcacggcgtgggacacacctggagcagcctcGGGACaccaaaatggggaaaaattggggtttttttggggttggacaccttggggacagcgCTGAGAGactctgggcacacctgagcacacctgggcacac ctgggcacacctgggcacacctggagagaCGGCCGGGACAGcgtgggacacacctggagcagccctgggacagcaaaatggggaaaattgggattttagtggagtttttttggggtgggaccCTTTGGGGACAGCGCTGAGAGactctgggcacacctgggcacacctgagcacacctgggcacggcgtgggacacacctggagtaGCCTCGGGACaccaaaatggggaaaaattggggttttAATGAGGTgtgacaccttggggacagcgCTGAGAGactctgggcacacctgggcacacctgggcacacctggagagaTGGCCGGGACAGcgtgggacacacctggaacAGTCCTGGGACagcaaaatggggaaaaattggggttttAG
- the MED11 gene encoding mediator of RNA polymerase II transcription subunit 11 isoform X1 has translation MGKNWDFLGVGPLGDSAERLWAHLGTPGHTWRDGRDGVGHTWNSPGTAKWGKIGVFWGWDPLGTALRDSGHTWAHLGTPGETARTAWDTPGTALGQQNGEKLGFFGVGPLGDSAERLWAHLSTPGHTWAHLERSPGQRGTHLEQPRDRKMGEIGILMGWDGTERLWAHLGTPGHTWAHLERSPGRRGTHLEQPRDRKMGEIGILMGWDGTERLWAHLGTPGHTWARRGTHLEQPRDTKMGKNWGFFGVGHLGDSAERLWAHLSTPGHTWAHLGTPGETAGTAWDTPGAALGQQNGENWDFSGVFLGWDPLGTALRDSGHTWAHLSTPGHGVGHTWSSLGTPKWGKIGVLMRCDTLGTALRDSGHTWAHLGTPGEMAGTAWDTPGTVLGQQNGEKLGF, from the exons atggggaaaaattgggattttttgggggtgggacCCCTTGGGGACAGCGCTGAGAGact ctgggcacacctgggcacacctgggcacacctggagagaCGGCCGGGACGGCGTGGGGCACACCTggaacagccctgggacagcaaaatggggaaaaattggggttttttgggggtgggaccccttggggacagcactgagagactctgggcacacctgggcacacctgggcacacctggagagaCGGCCAGGACAGcgtgggacacacctggaacagccctgggacagcaaaatggggaaaaattgggattt tttggggtggGACCCCTTGGGGACAGCGCTGAGAGactctgggcacacctgagcacacctgggcacacctgggcacacctggagagaTCGCCGGGACAGcgtgggacacacctggagcagcctcGGGAcagaaaaatgggggaaattgggattttaaTGGGGTGGGACGGCACTGAGAGActgtgggcacacctgggcacac ctgggcacacctgggcacacctggagagaTCGCCGGGACGGcgtgggacacacctggagcagcctcGGGAcagaaaaatgggggaaattgggattttaaTGGGGTGGGACGGCACTGAGAGActgtgggcacacctgggcacacctgggcacacctgggcacggcgtgggacacacctggagcagcctcGGGACaccaaaatggggaaaaattggggtttttttggggttggacaccttggggacagcgCTGAGAGactctgggcacacctgagcacacctgggcacac ctgggcacacctgggcacacctggagagaCGGCCGGGACAGcgtgggacacacctggagcagccctgggacagcaaaatggggaaaattgggattttagtggagtttttttggggtgggaccCTTTGGGGACAGCGCTGAGAGactctgggcacacctgggcacacctgagcacacctgggcacggcgtgggacacacctggagtaGCCTCGGGACaccaaaatggggaaaaattggggttttAATGAGGTgtgacaccttggggacagcgCTGAGAGactctgggcacacctgggcacacctgggcacacctggagagaTGGCCGGGACAGcgtgggacacacctggaacAGTCCTGGGACagcaaaatggggaaaaattggggttttAG
- the MED11 gene encoding mediator of RNA polymerase II transcription subunit 11 isoform X7 has protein sequence MAGFGVANERLRALEELEREIGASLHSAGSVILELSKEKPQERHLDRQAAQFGAAVAKVEAELSAQIRYLTQVATGQPHEGSSYAARKSCQLALNRLDYARRRLAELARACELMLEQ, from the exons ATGGCGGGGTTCGGGGTGGCAAACGAGCGGCTGCGGgcgctggaggagctggagcgcGAAATCGGCGCCTCCCTGCACAGCGCAG gctcGGTGATCCTGGAGCTGTCCAAGGAGAAGCCCCAGGAGCGACACCTGGACCGTCAGGCCGCCCAGTTCGGCGCCGCCGTGGCCAAGGTGGAGGCGGAGCTCTCGGCCCAGATCCGCTACCTGACACAG gtggcCACGGGGCAGCCCCACGAGGGCTCGAGCTACGCGGCGCGCAAGAGCTGCCAGCTGGCCCTGAACCGCCTGGACTACGCCCGGCGGCGCCTGGCCGAGCTGGCCCGCGCCTGCGAGCTCATGCTGGagcagtga
- the MED11 gene encoding mediator of RNA polymerase II transcription subunit 11 isoform X6 translates to MRCDTLETSLRDCGHTWAHLGTPGHTWRDGRDGVGHTWNSPGTAKWGKIGVFWGWDPLGTALRDSGHTWAHLGTPGETARTAWDTPGTALGQQNGEKLGFFGVGPLGDSAERLWAHLSTPGHTWAHLERSPGQRGTHLEQPRDRKMGEIGILMGWDGTERLWAHLGTPGHTWAHLERSPGRRGTHLEQPRDRKMGEIGILMGWDGTERLWAHLGTPGHTWARRGTHLEQPRDTKMGKNWGFFGVGHLGDSAERLWAHLSTPGHTWAHLGTPGETAGTAWDTPGAALGQQNGENWDFSGVFLGWDPLGTALRDSGHTWAHLSTPGHGVGHTWSSLGTPKWGKIGVLMRCDTLGTALRDSGHTWAHLGTPGEMAGTAWDTPGTVLGQQNGEKLGF, encoded by the exons ATGAGGTGTGACACCTTGGAGACATCACTGAGAGActgtgggcacacctgggcacacctgggcacacctgggcacacctggagagaCGGCCGGGACGGCGTGGGGCACACCTggaacagccctgggacagcaaaatggggaaaaattggggttttttgggggtgggaccccttggggacagcactgagagactctgggcacacctgggcacacctgggcacacctggagagaCGGCCAGGACAGcgtgggacacacctggaacagccctgggacagcaaaatggggaaaaattgggattt tttggggtggGACCCCTTGGGGACAGCGCTGAGAGactctgggcacacctgagcacacctgggcacacctgggcacacctggagagaTCGCCGGGACAGcgtgggacacacctggagcagcctcGGGAcagaaaaatgggggaaattgggattttaaTGGGGTGGGACGGCACTGAGAGActgtgggcacacctgggcacac ctgggcacacctgggcacacctggagagaTCGCCGGGACGGcgtgggacacacctggagcagcctcGGGAcagaaaaatgggggaaattgggattttaaTGGGGTGGGACGGCACTGAGAGActgtgggcacacctgggcacacctgggcacacctgggcacggcgtgggacacacctggagcagcctcGGGACaccaaaatggggaaaaattggggtttttttggggttggacaccttggggacagcgCTGAGAGactctgggcacacctgagcacacctgggcacac ctgggcacacctgggcacacctggagagaCGGCCGGGACAGcgtgggacacacctggagcagccctgggacagcaaaatggggaaaattgggattttagtggagtttttttggggtgggaccCTTTGGGGACAGCGCTGAGAGactctgggcacacctgggcacacctgagcacacctgggcacggcgtgggacacacctggagtaGCCTCGGGACaccaaaatggggaaaaattggggttttAATGAGGTgtgacaccttggggacagcgCTGAGAGactctgggcacacctgggcacacctgggcacacctggagagaTGGCCGGGACAGcgtgggacacacctggaacAGTCCTGGGACagcaaaatggggaaaaattggggttttAG
- the MED11 gene encoding mediator of RNA polymerase II transcription subunit 11 isoform X5, giving the protein MGKNWDFLGVGPLGDSAERLWAHLGTPGHTWRDGRDGVGHTWNSPGTAKWGKIGVFWGWDPLGTALRDSGHTWAHLGTPGETARTAWDTPGTALGQQNGEKLGFFGVGPLGDSAERLWAHLSTPGHTWAHLERSPGQRGTHLEQPRDRKMGEIGILMGWDGTERLWAHLGTPGHTWAHLERSPGRRGTHLEQPRDRKMGEIGILMGWDGTERLWAHLGTPGHTWARRGTHLEQPRDTKMGKNWGFFGVGHLGDSAERLWAHLSTPGHTWAHLGTPGEITRTAWDSPGAASGQKNGGNWDFNGVGRH; this is encoded by the exons atggggaaaaattgggattttttgggggtgggacCCCTTGGGGACAGCGCTGAGAGact ctgggcacacctgggcacacctgggcacacctggagagaCGGCCGGGACGGCGTGGGGCACACCTggaacagccctgggacagcaaaatggggaaaaattggggttttttgggggtgggaccccttggggacagcactgagagactctgggcacacctgggcacacctgggcacacctggagagaCGGCCAGGACAGcgtgggacacacctggaacagccctgggacagcaaaatggggaaaaattgggattt tttggggtggGACCCCTTGGGGACAGCGCTGAGAGactctgggcacacctgagcacacctgggcacacctgggcacacctggagagaTCGCCGGGACAGcgtgggacacacctggagcagcctcGGGAcagaaaaatgggggaaattgggattttaaTGGGGTGGGACGGCACTGAGAGActgtgggcacacctgggcacac ctgggcacacctgggcacacctggagagaTCGCCGGGACGGcgtgggacacacctggagcagcctcGGGAcagaaaaatgggggaaattgggattttaaTGGGGTGGGACGGCACTGAGAGActgtgggcacacctgggcacacctgggcacacctgggcacggcgtgggacacacctggagcagcctcGGGACaccaaaatggggaaaaattggggtttttttggggttggacaccttggggacagcgCTGAGAGactctgggcacacctgagcacacctgggcacacctgggcacac ctgggcacacctggagagaTCACCAGGACAGCGTGGGACTCACCTGGAGCAGCCTCGGGAcagaaaaatgggggaaattgggattttaaTGGGGTGGGACGGCACTGA
- the MED11 gene encoding mediator of RNA polymerase II transcription subunit 11 isoform X4: MGKNWDFLGVGPLGDSAERLWAHLGTPGHTWRDGRDGVGHTWNSPGTAKWGKIGVFWGWDPLGTALRDSGHTWAHLGTPGETARTAWDTPGTALGQQNGEKLGFFGVGPLGDSAERLWAHLSTPGHTWAHLERSPGQRGTHLEQPRDRKMGEIGILMGWDGTERLWAHLGTPGHTWAHLERSPGRRGTHLEQPRDRKMGEIGILMGWDGTERLWAHLGTPGHTWAHLERSPGQRGTHLEQPRDRKMGEIGILMGWDGTERLWAHLGTPGHTWRDGRDSVGHTWNSPGTAKWGKIGVLVGWDPLGTALRDSGHTWAHLESPPGATPGLGDTPK, encoded by the exons atggggaaaaattgggattttttgggggtgggacCCCTTGGGGACAGCGCTGAGAGact ctgggcacacctgggcacacctgggcacacctggagagaCGGCCGGGACGGCGTGGGGCACACCTggaacagccctgggacagcaaaatggggaaaaattggggttttttgggggtgggaccccttggggacagcactgagagactctgggcacacctgggcacacctgggcacacctggagagaCGGCCAGGACAGcgtgggacacacctggaacagccctgggacagcaaaatggggaaaaattgggattt tttggggtggGACCCCTTGGGGACAGCGCTGAGAGactctgggcacacctgagcacacctgggcacacctgggcacacctggagagaTCGCCGGGACAGcgtgggacacacctggagcagcctcGGGAcagaaaaatgggggaaattgggattttaaTGGGGTGGGACGGCACTGAGAGActgtgggcacacctgggcacac ctgggcacacctgggcacacctggagagaTCGCCGGGACGGcgtgggacacacctggagcagcctcGGGAcagaaaaatgggggaaattgggattttaaTGGGGTGGGACGGCACTGAGAGActgtgggcacacctgggcacacctgggcacac ctgggcacacctggagagaTCACCAGGACAGCGTGGGACTCACCTGGAGCAGCCTCGGGAcagaaaaatgggggaaattgggattttaaTGGGGTGGGACGGCACTGAGAGActgtgggcacac ctgggcacacctgggcacacctggagagaTGGCCGGGACAGcgtgggacacacctggaacAGTCCTGGGACagcaaaatggggaaaaattggggttttAGTGGGGTGGGACCCCTTGGGGACAGCGCTGAGAGactctgggcacacctgggcacacctggagagcCCCCCAGGTGCCACCCCCGGCCTTGGAGACACCCCCAAATAA